Proteins found in one Brachyspira murdochii DSM 12563 genomic segment:
- the fabG gene encoding 3-oxoacyl-[acyl-carrier-protein] reductase: MDLNLKNKTAIVTGSSRGIGKKIAEALAKEGANIVVTATNLDKASQVAEELKSSYNIETLALEHDAKSSESCKEVIAKTIEKFNSIDILVNNAGITKDMLVIQMDDSAWNDVISTNLSGAFYMSREAAKTMLRARKGKIINISSVIGKMGNAGQVNYAAAKAGIIGITKSMAKEFAPRNICVNAIAPGFIQTDMTDVLPEDTVKGIMSITPLKRLGTPEDVANLVLFLASDMSSYITGEVIAVDGGMSM; encoded by the coding sequence ATGGACTTAAATCTTAAAAATAAAACAGCTATAGTAACAGGTTCCAGCAGAGGAATAGGTAAAAAAATAGCTGAAGCTTTAGCTAAAGAAGGAGCTAATATAGTAGTTACAGCTACAAATCTTGATAAGGCTTCTCAGGTTGCTGAAGAGTTAAAATCATCTTACAATATAGAAACTTTAGCATTAGAGCATGATGCAAAATCAAGCGAATCCTGCAAAGAAGTAATTGCTAAAACTATAGAAAAATTTAACTCTATAGATATACTTGTAAATAATGCGGGTATAACTAAAGATATGCTTGTTATACAAATGGACGATAGTGCTTGGAATGATGTAATATCAACAAATCTTTCAGGTGCTTTTTATATGTCAAGAGAAGCTGCTAAAACTATGTTAAGAGCTAGAAAAGGAAAAATAATTAATATATCAAGTGTTATAGGCAAAATGGGTAATGCCGGACAAGTTAATTATGCTGCTGCTAAAGCTGGTATTATTGGTATTACCAAGTCTATGGCTAAAGAGTTTGCTCCTAGAAATATATGTGTAAATGCTATAGCACCGGGATTTATTCAAACAGATATGACAGATGTACTTCCTGAAGATACAGTTAAAGGAATTATGAGTATAACTCCTTTAAAAAGATTAGGTACTCCGGAAGATGTTGCCAACTTGGTATTATTTTTAGCTTCCGATATGAGCAGCTATATTACTGGAGAAGTTATTGCCGTTGACGGCGGAATGTCAATGTAA
- the acpP gene encoding acyl carrier protein: protein MALIDEIKDVVANQLNISDKSKITDTASFVDDLNADSLDLVELIMELEKRYDIKIPQEDQEKIKNVADAAKYIEEHKK from the coding sequence ATGGCATTAATCGATGAAATTAAAGATGTTGTTGCTAATCAATTAAACATCTCAGACAAAAGCAAAATTACTGATACAGCTTCTTTTGTAGATGACTTAAACGCTGATTCACTTGATTTAGTAGAATTAATCATGGAATTAGAAAAACGTTATGACATCAAAATTCCTCAGGAAGATCAGGAAAAAATTAAAAATGTAGCAGATGCTGCTAAATATATCGAAGAACATAAAAAATAA